Genomic segment of Myxococcaceae bacterium JPH2:
CGGCGCTCCAACGTCGTCGCGACCCGGCACTCCCCACCCTCGCAGCGGATGGCCCGCGACAGCAGCATTCCCAATGACGTGCCTTGGAGTTCCTCGGGGGTGATGGGCGCCACCTCGCCGCGCGACACCGTGCCCACCTCCTGCCAGAAGCGAGTGAAGGCCTCGGGGGTGAAGCCCGCCGCGACACTCGCGGCGGAGAGCTTCTGCTTCGCGGCCTCCAGGTCCATCCCGCGCAACTGCTCCGCGCGCTGCCGCTGGGTCTCCGCCGAGGGAACCAGCGCCGCCAGACTCATCGCGGACGAGAGCACCCCCGAGCGCTTCAAGGGCTCGATGGACCGCGCCACCGCGTCGTTCACCCGAAGCGCGTCCTCCAACGTTGCCCCGCTCGACACCACGAGCGAGGAACTCGACGGCTGGCGGAACAGCGCGAGCACCTCGTCATAGTCCGCCAGCGTGCGTGCGTTCTGCGAGTCGAGCTTCCGCAAGTCCCCATCGAACACGAGGCTTCGCGAGAACCAGCCCCCCAGCGCCAACAGGACAATCGTCGTCACCAGCGCCGCGCGCGGAGGCAACGCGAAGCGAAGCAGGCGCGGGGCCATCCCCGAGGGAGACGGACGCTGCGGCCCGAACCGCGCACACAGCGGAGGCACGAGCACGAAGTTGGCAACGAACGCCAGCACCAGCCCGATGGTGGAGAAGTACCCCAGCTCACGCAGCGCGGGGAACTCCGAGAGGAACAGCGCGAGGAACCCCATCGCGGTGGTGAAGAACCCCAGACACAGCCCCTGGAACACGGCCCGCGTCGTCGCGGTGTACGCGTGCGCTCGGTCTCCCGGCTCGGCGGCCGCGCTGTTGATGAGATGCAGCGGGTAGTCCATGGCGATGCCCACCAAGGCGGACCCGAAGCCCAGCGTGAGCCCGTGCATGTGCCCTTGCAGCAACGTCATGGCCGCCACGCCGCCCACGACGCCGAACACGAGCGGCACCGACGCGAGCACCAGGAGCCGCAGCCCTCGGAAGCGCACCACGAACACGGCGAGCATCACCACCGTGGAGAGGATGAAGTTGTCGGAGATGTCATGGCGGATGGCAGCGGCGCTCTCGGCCGCGAAGCGCGGGCCGCCCACCCAGCGCAGCGTCGCGCGCCCGCCCGTCGCCTGCTTCAGCTCTCCGGAGACGCGCCCCAGCTCATCCATCAACGCCTGCGAGGCATCGACGTCGAGCGCTCGCCGCGCGGGCGTTCCCACGAGCAACAGGTGGGTGCCGTCGGATGACAGCAAGTGCCCTCGGTCCAACTGGAGGTCGCCGCCCTGCTTCGCGAGCCGCCCGAGCAGGTCCGCGTTCAACCCCAGGGGGTCCGCGAGCAACATCTGCTTGAGGCCCATCGCCTCCGGCGCGGCCAAGGACAGCTTCAGCCGCGCGAGGCTCTGGCTCAGCCGCTCGGGCGCGAGGCGCGCCTCCAATTCCTCGCGGGGGTTCTCCAGCAGGTACAGCCGCTTGGGGAGCACCAACGTGCCCAGCTTCACCAGCTCGGCTTGGGTGGGCCCCGAGTAGAGCTGGGAGAACTGGTTCGTCGCCTTCAGCCTCGCGACCAGCGCATCCCCTTGCGCGATCAGCTCGTCCCGCGAGCCACCTGGCAACGACAGGTCCAGGAGCAGTGTGTCCAGCGCCCCGAACTCGGACAGCAGCGTGGCCGCCTCGCCCGGAGAGCCCGGCCCGCCCGGCAGCAGGGCGGCGACGTTCTCGTCCAGATGGACCCGACTGGCGACCGCTCCGGCGCCCCCCAGGACGAGCAGGCAGAGGAGAACGGTCCAGACAGGATGGGCGCGGATCCGGTCGTGCAACGCGAACAGGGGGGACAGTGCATCCATGCGGTCGCGCATGCTTCCCGGGATGGGTCATTCGCGCAACCCACTCCTGCCGGCCTGCCCGCCCGTCGCCGACCGCGCGAAGACGATGACTGGACGCGCCCGCCATAACGGGACAGCCTGGGGAATCCCCATGGACCAGCCCGAATGAGCATGCCCTCGGACCCCGATTCCCAATTCCACATCGAAGTCCTCAAGCTGTTGCTCCAGATCGTCACCAGCGATGACCGAGTCACCCGCGCGGAGATCGATCACCTCGTGGCGGCAGCCCGAGGGATGAGCGTCCCGCTCGCGGAGCTGACCGCGCTCACGCACTGCCTCCAGCACGGCTCGCCCCTGCCCGCCCCCAACCTGGGCCTCCTGCGCATGGACCCGGCGGCAGTCATCCGAGCCGCCCAGGAACTCATCACCCACGACGGCAGCGTGCACGCGGAGGAGATCGCCATGCTTCGCCAGATTCGCGAGCTGCTCGGCGTGACGAGCTGAAGCCACACGATTCAAAGACAGACAGGGCGCCCGATACACGCGGCGCCCTGCCCTGATTCTCTACCGTGTCGTGCCGCGATGCCTCACGTCAGTGGACGCGCCCCGGCGGGAGATTGGACGGCGGCGGGAAGCCAGGCACCGCGGGCCGGACCGACGAGTTCGAGCCCGAGAGCAGCGAAGTCCCGAAGGACGCCTTCGCCTGGATGAGAGGGCTCGTCGTCGGCACGCCACACACGAGCCCATTCAGGTCCACCCTCCGGCGCTCCAGGTCCGCGAACGACCGCGTGACGGACGGGTCGAATCGGTCTGGAATCGGCGCGCTCCCCAAGAGGAAGGGAGACAGGGCGGAGGCCTGCCCCTCACCGCGCGGGCGCACGTGGAGGAAGACGGTGTTCGTCTCACCCGAGTGACAGCCATTGCAGGTGTTCACCGAGAGCTTGAAGCGCGCCTCGTTGGGAACCGACTGCACGGTCCACACGAAGTTGAACGGCGTCAGCGCGGAGCCGGCGAGCAGGGGCTGGTTCTCGAACAAGTCCTCCGGGAAGGTATGCGACTCCGCGAGGACCGAGGACATGTTCTGGTTGACGTAGTCCGTCAGGATGGGTGACCCGTTGAAGATCAGGTCAGGCGTGAGCGCGACGTGAGCGGGCTCCAGCCCTCCGGCCCCCAGGTGGAACTCACGAAGCTCCCAGAACGGATCCAACGCGTTCTCGTTGGTGCGGACCTGATGGATGGCGCTTCCCAGGTACGCGCCCCGCGCGACGAACGACTGGGTGAACCGAGCCGTGAGCGCCTCGAGCTTCTCGTTGTAGCCCGGGTTCCCGACGCCAATGCGACCCAGCTCGTGCCAGTCACGCGCCCACCGCTGGATCTCATCCGCGGAGCCGCCGGGCAGGACGTACTCCAGGATGACGGTGAATGGCAGGGCGTTGCCAAAGGAGTCCGTGACACCGAACACGAAGCGCCCCTCGCCCGCGAACACCCCCTCCTTGCGCAAGTCCATGCGATTGACGATGGCCAGGAGCCGGAACGGCGCGGTCTCGAAGTCCAGCGGGGCCCCCGGCCCACCGCTGCGGCTCTCCCACGGCGTCAGCACCATGCCGTTCATGTTGGGTCGAGCCTGGACATCCGTGAAGCCGATGAACTGCTCCGTGTTCCAGGTCTTCAGCCAGTTGCGCACCAGGTTCGACGGATCCTGTCCGCCATTCATCTGGCGCATGAGATGCCCGAAGGTCCAGACGCCATCGGTCGTGGTCCGGTCCGGGTCCTCCACCACGGACAGGTTGGTGATCATCAGCTCGGACTGGAAGTCCACGCTGCACGTCTGAGGCGCGCATGCCACGGGAGACTCGCAGCCGTTCGCCGGATTGCCATCGCAGTCGAAGGTGCCCACTACACAGCCCAGGCCGCACGTCCCGGCGCCACACACCGCGTGAGCGGACGGAGCGCCCGCGCACACGGTGCTGCACGTTCCACAGTGCGCCTCATCCGAGAGCAGATCCACCTCGCAGCCGTTGGCCGGATTGCCATCGCAGTCCGCGAACCCCATGTCGCAAGCCACTGGCACGGCGACACAGGGGGACCGATTGCCCGCAGCGTCTCGCGTATCCGCGAACAGGGGGCCGGCCCGCTGGCTCGCGGTCAGCGGCACCGCCACCGAACCAAACGGATCCACCTGGAACGGGCCCGCGGGAGCGAACTGCGTGGTGCACGCGGCGTTCGTGAACAACATGATTCGCGAGTCCGCCTCCGCGGACGCGCCAACGATGCCCACCGTGCCGTTCCCCTCCGCGGGAACGAAGCCGGGAGTGAACACCGGCGCGGATGGCGCGATGCCGTCATGTCGGTAGCTGATCGCCACGGCACACGTCGAGACGTTTCCCGCGGGGTCCAGGACTCGAGCAGAGAAGGTCGTCGCGGTGTTGGCGCTCACCGTGACGGCGGGCGAGAACGCGCCCGTGGTGGCATCCGCCGTGGGATTCGCCACGACGGGCGCCACACAGCCCGCGCCTTTGAAGATTTGTACGGTGCTCCCCTTCTCCGCCGTGCCGCGAAGCTGAGGCGTGAGTGTGTTGCCCGGCGACACCGGCAGGAAGCCCGTCAGCGAGGGCACCGCGGGAGTGATGTTGTCGTGCAAGTAATTGCTGACCGTGGAGCACGCGGAGACATTCCCGGCCGCATCCACGGCCTGCGCCGAGTAGCCCGTCGTCGTGTTGGCCGTGACGGTCACGGCCGCGGAGAACGCCCCCGTGGTGGCATCCGCCACGGCGCTCACCACCACGGGCGCCACACAGCCCGCGCCCTTGAAGATTTGTACGGTGCTCCCCTTCTCCGCGGTGCCGCGCACCTGGGGCGTGAGCGAGTTGCTCGGCGACACGGGCTGGAACCCCGTCATCACGGGCGTCGTCGGAGGCATGCCGTCGTGCACGTAGCTCATCGGCTGAGAGCAACCGGACACGTTGCCGGCGGGATCCGTCGCCGTGACGCTGAAAACCGTCGTCGCGTTGGCGGTCGCGGGGACAGCCGCCGAGAACAGGCTCTCCGTCGCGGCCGTGACCGAAACGGCCGGACTCCCCGAGCACGTGGCGTTGGTGTACACGCGCACCGTCGAGCCCGTCTCCGCGTTCCCGAACAGGTTGGGGTTCGAGGTGCTGGACGGCGAGGCCGGGCTGAAGTGCAAGAGGACCGGCGTCGTAGGGGGCGTCGTGTCGGGCTGACAGCCCAACAGCTCGAGCCGGCCCATCGAGACCACCTCGATGCCCGTGCGTGCATCATTGTCATCCGTCACATTGAGACGAAACTTCGAGTAGGTCGCGTTCGCCGGCAGGGTGTACTCGCGGCGCTCGGCGCCCCCCCAGTTCACTTCGTTGGTTCGCGTATCCACCACCACCCACTGCGACCCGTTCCAGGCCTGGAGCGTCCAGTCCTTGGGCGCGCGCGTGGTGAGCGATCCATTCGAGAAGCGGATGGCGTAGCGGATGATCCGCCGGGGGCCGTCTGTCCATTCATACCCAATCCAGGCGGGAGACTGGCGCAGCCCGGAGATCCACATGGAGCTGGGCGTGTCGACCGCGTCGAACGCCATCCAGGCGTCATAGGTCGAGCTGAAGACTCCCGAGCTGGTCACGATGCCGCTCGGCGACGTGGCGCTCGTCATCACCGGAATCTGGCTGGTTCCACAGGTGATGGCCTGAGTCTGGGATGCCGGGCGCGCGCCAGGCGCCTCCGATGAAGCGCCCGCGTCTGGACTGGGCTGACACCCTGGCGCGAACAACAGGAAACAGGCGCTCGCCAAGAGCGAGCCTCCCCACGACTTCATGTATCGCATGCGATAACCCCCTCTGCCTCATTGCAGGGACCACGCACCCCGCGGCCTGACGCCGCTTGCGTGGTTCAGCGCCCGAGCTTCTACGGCACCGCCCCGACACGAGGCGCGAGAAGGGATCAACCGCCACCCCAGTGGGACGAAACCGCCCGGGCGAGGGACGAATCCGTCGCCCTCCCGGTGGTGGCCCCGCGTCGACATGTCGCTCGAGCCCCATCGACATGTCGAACCGGGTGGCCCGACGGGCGCTCAGCCCCGTCCCAAAGGAGCGCGCCCTGCTTCGAGGCTCGGCATGGGCATTGCTCAAGGCAGGGCGCGCTCGCCACGGAGACGTCGTCTCGGTGCGCGATCGCCACCTCGAACCTCTCGGAGACGATGATGCCCATCCCGGCCAATCCGCAGCTGCCCATGACCAACAACAACTCGCTCATGACGACCATCGTCAACAACACGGCCAATACCTTGAGCGTCGTCGTCAGCACTCCGGACTCGACCCAGATCATTTCGATGTCCAGTGCCACGGTGGGCGCGCTGGACTCCGGACAGAACAGCGTCACCGTCATGACCCAATACAATGACGACAACACGCTGAACGTGGGCGTGTGGGACCCGACCTACTCGGAGTCCAACTCCGTGGCGTCGTTCTACTCACACCAGAAGGACCAGGACTCGGTGGTGGGACGGGGCAGCATGCCGTGGATCGACACCATCAACTACATCGGCGGATACGTCGTCACGGAGCAGAACGTGGGGCTGGGCCATATCAGCGTGGTGGTCACCAAGTCCTGAGACAACCACGGGGCGACCTCGAGGCCCGAACCTGGGGCGCCCCGACTGTCTGTCATTGCCGAGCCGGCCTCTACGCCGCCGGCTCGGCGCAGAGGCGCTCGGTGCGTGTCCCGTCGCCCCTCGACGAGGAAGCGCTGGTGCACCGGGTGACTCCTGAGCGAGGCTCTCTCGATGTCGCGCCCCCACGAGCACCTGACCACGGAGCGGCTGCTGCTTCGCGCGATCCACGCGGATGACGTGGACGCGGTCTTCGCCCTCCACTCCGACCCGGAGACCCATCGCTACACCGGCTCGATTGGCGTGCTTCATACACGGGACGAGGCTCGCGCCCTGCTCTCGCGCTGGGAGGAGGATTGGAGCCGGCACGGCATGGGGTACTGGGCCGTGGAGCCACGCGAATCTCTCGGGCAGGTGGTGGGAATCGGGGGCGTGCGGCGCAAGGAATTCGAGGGGCGCCTCGTGCTGAACCTGGCGTATCGCCTCGCGGCTTGGACCTGGGGCCGCGGCTATGCGACGGAGCTCGCCCAAGCAGCCCTGCGCTTCGCCCACGAGGCGGCCGCGGACATTCCCCTGGTGGCGCTCATCCATCCCGACAACGCTCCGTCCATCCGCGTCGCGGAGCGGATTGGCCTCAAGCTCCAGCGCACCCTCGTCCACGAGGGAGTACCCACGCAGGTGTACGTCGTCGGATAGCGCCCCGCGCAGTCCGGCCCAGGGAGTGGCTGGTTGCCTCTGGCTCCCCAGCAGCCCCCCTGTCTCGAAAGGAGAGACGGGCACCGGGGCCTCACTGCCGCGAGAGGCGATCCACATTCTTCAGGAGCGTCGGGATGCGGTAGGGCCCGTGCATGGACCGGACATGCTCCGCCGCGACGTCCGGCGCCATGCCGACGGCCGTCACATGGAGCGGACGCGTGGCATCGCCGCGCAGCACGGGCACCGCGAAGTCCGCGCCCTTGAATGAAGTCTTGGCCACACCGACGACGGGCACGGTGCGCCCGAGCGCCTCGTACAGGTGGGCGCCCAATCCCTTCTCATTCGCGGCGCCCAGCCAGACGTAGCCGTCAATGACGACTGCACCCAGGGGCTGCTCGACCTGGGAGAGCAAGGCGATCAAGACCGGGAGCTCGCGTTCGTAGAAGTGTCCGGGCCGATACTCCGCGGGGGCTGGCAGCCGCACGACGCGCTGATCCGCCAGGGTCTCGGAGGTCCAATCGGAGAAGAGCAACAGCGCTCCAGTGGCACCGTCTTCGACGTAATGGACATCCACGCACGCCAGCACTCAGACACCCTCCCGCGAGGGCGAGAGCGTACTCGGTGCACTCGGCGCGGCGCGAGTCCCGTCCCTCCGGCCGGCCCGCCCCCAAGAGGCGAGTGGGAATGACTGGCGGCGCGCCCGGTCTCGTCGCGCCGTCAGCCGTGACGTTGCAGCGGAGCGCTACTGCGCGGCCTGAACCTCGTACGTGGGCTTGCAGTACGAGTTGGACATGGCGCTGACCGAGCCCGCGGCGGTCGGGCCCGTCCAGTAGCAGGACTTGTCCGCTCGGCATTCATCGCGCGTGGTGTGCGTCGCACAGGCACACGCCCACGGGTCCGACGTACAGAGCGCCTCTGCTTGAGTTTCCGGCGTGCCCTTCGACACCGAGGCGGGCTCCTCGCTACCGCCACAAGCGGCGAGGGAGAACATCAGCGCAATCCAGGGGAGATTTCGGCGCATGGTGATTCCTCCAGCACAACCCAATGAAGCCATCGGGATGATGACGTTCACGACACTGCGACGCTCTGCGATGGAGCTCGTGTCACATCCACGAACTCACGGCTCGCGTTCAGAGACGGCGAGGCAACGGGAGACGCCACCGCTCCAAAGCCGCGAGTGGCATTGCGATAACACAGAATCATCCCGGCTTTCATTGCGCACCCAGACAAATCCTCACGACACGACTTCAAGGATTTGCGAAGCACCGCGCCATGGATTGCGAACCCACTCGTGCCATCGCATGGAACAATTCCTCTCAACTCGAAGCCTACGTCCCTCAATCCATCCGCCGGGATGACAGCGAACGCGAGCGGTGCATGGAGCCCTGCGCCGCGCCACGAGCTCCACTGGCACAGCGGATCCACGGTCATGCATGACAGCGCCATGGGCTCCGTGGCGATGGAGGCGCTAGACATCCCGTAGCGCCGCCCAGCCCACGCGTGGGCGCAGAACCCACGGATCAGTCAGGCGCAGGGATGTCGGACATTCGGACCCACGCGGCGCCCTGGCCCGCGCTCGGCTGCGCGACCGGCCGGCGCCTCGTCCGCTCTGGCGAGACGGGAAAATAAAAACGGGCCGGCTGCTTGCGCAGCCGACCCGTTTCATGGAGCCGACACCCAGGCTTGAACTGGGGACCTACTGATTACGAATCAGTTGCTCTACCGCTGAGCTATGTCGGCGTGACCGAAGGCGGCGCGTAGGTACCATGGGGGTTCGGGTAGGGCAAGCAGAAATGATGTGCCCCTCTCCCGGCTCCCGTGTGACTTGAATATCACCGTGACACGCGTGACACACCGCGTCTGTCGCGGCTGACACACCGCGTTGGCTAACCCCTCATAATAACTTAATAATCCGGACAGTAAGCCCATGTCGCGGTGGTTGACCCCTCGGACCGCCTGTGCACATAAGGGCGCCGCTATCCCCTGCGGCCCCCTCTTACTGGGTGGCCCCCAAGGAGCGTTCTCAGTCATGGCCAGCGAAGAGAATTTCATGCGCGCCCCGGCCCCCTCGCCCAAGCGCACGATCTTCACGGAAGCAATGGAGATCTTCAACCGCGCGGCGGACCTCATCGGGCTCGACAAGCGCGTTCGCCTGGAGCTGGAAGAGCCCGACTACGAGCACATCTTCTACGTCACGGCCAAGCTCAAGGACCGGCTCGTGCCTCTCCTTCCGGAGGAGGCCAAGTCGTTCGCGGATCTGTCCGTCACCCAGGTGCGCAACCCCGAAGGCCTGGAGCGCCTGGCCAACGGCAACATCATCCTGAACGGCCGCGCCCTGCTCGGCTCGGACGTGTCCATCAGCCGTGGACACCTGCGCCTGCCGGACGGCAAGGTCTACCAGCTCGTCCCCGGTGAGTCGCAGCGCTTCAAGGCCTACCGCGTCCAGCACAACCAGGCGCGTGGTCCTTATAAGGGCGGCCTGCGCTACCACCGCGAGGTGTCGCTGGACCTGTTCAAGGCCCTGGCGGCGGAGATGACCTGGAAGACGGCCATCTCCGAGGTTCCGTTCGGCGGCGGCAAGGGCGGCATCCAGATTGATCCGCGCGAGTACGGCAAGGAGGAGCTGGAGGCCATCACCCTGCGCTTCATGTACCGGCTCAAGAGCCTCATCGGGCCGAACATCGACATCCCGGCGCCGGACGTGGGCACCAACCCGGAGATCATGGCCCTGCTCTACCGCCAGTTCTCCGACGGTGAGCGCGAGCGCCACAACCTGCGCGGCATCGTGACGGGCAAGGACGTGCGCATCGGCGGCTCCGAGGGCCGCGGCAAGGCCACCGGCCAGGGCGTCGCGTTCTGCATCGAGGACTACTACGCGGACCGCGGCGAGAGCGTGAAGGGCAAGACCTTCGTGCTCCAGGGCTTCGGCAACGTGGGCAGCCACGCCGCCCTCATCCTCACCAGCATGGGCGCTCGCCTGCTGGCGGTGAACGACGCGGACGGCACCATCTACAACGGTGACGGCATCGACGCGCAGGCCCTGGCCGCCTACGTGGCGGACTCCAAGAACCTCAAGCGCTCGGTCATCGGCTTCCCCGGCGCCCAGAAGATCGAGAAGAAGGATCTCTGGGAGGTCCAGGCGGACATCCTCATCCCCGCGGCGCTGGGCGGAGAAATCACCGCCGACGTGGCCGAGAAGCTCAAGGTCAAGCTCATCGCCGAGGGCGCCAACGGCCCCACCACCCCCGAGGCCGATCGCGTCCTGCAGAAGCGCGGCATCGAGATGATCCCCGACATCATCGCCAACGCCGGCGGCGTGACGGTGAGCTACTACGAGTGGATCCAGAACAAGCGCATGGAGCGCTGGAGCGAGGCCGAGGTCGACCAGCGGCTCGAGCGCGCCATGAAGCGCAACTACCGCATCATCCGCGACATCTCGCGCAACCAGCCGCGCAAGACGGAGATGCACGACAGCCGGCCGTACTGCATCGGCAAGGCCGTGGATCCGCGCTGCGCCGCGATGATCCTCGCGCTCAAGCGCATCGAGGCCCACTACCTCCTCGAGGGCTTCTCGCAGTAATCCGCGCCGAGCGGGCCCGGCTTCCGGGCCCGTGACGCACGAAGGGCACGGCCTTCTTCGGAAGGACCGTGCCCTTTGTCGTTTCCGGAAGGCCCGTTCCCCGGGCCCCGCGCTCCGGCACCCCCTCAGTGCATGACGCGCTCGCGGTCCACCAGGAGCAGCGGCGCGTCATCCATGGTCTCGTACGCCACGATGCGCAGGCCCACGCCGCGGCTGCTGCCCGGACGCCCGTCCTTGCGCCCGAAGGCCAGCGCCACCTGGTAGCGCACCTCGCACAGGCACGTCATCTCCGTGCCGTCCTCGCCCGCGAACGTCACCTTCAGCTTCTCGCCCAGGCCCAGGGAATCCCGGACCTCGATGAACATGCCCCGCGCACTGATGTTGCGACCGATTCCCCGCATCATTCCGTCCTGGGTGGACAGATACACGGTGAAAACCTTGTCGAACCGCAGGTGGGTGCGGCGGTCCTGCTGACGCTCGTTCACGCGGGGTGCCTCCAGAAACAGGAAGTGACAGGCACACCCTACATGGTAGCCACATGTAGGCAATTTATTCACCTGTCGCTACCCGCCCTCACCTCCCCGGAAAGGGCTGCCGCACGGCCGCCGGGGGTGGCAGCATCCGAGGTCCCAACCCCCTGTTTCCTGGAGTCGCATCACCGTGAATCGCTTCCTGGTTGCCGCCGCTGTCCTGCTGCCCGCGCTTGCCCTGGCCGATGTGGACTCCCGCTTCGCGAAGCTGCGCGACGAGTCCGAGCCGCTGGGGGGGCTGGGCGCGTTCCTGGAGAAGTACGTGGGCGAGTGCGAGGGCGCGCTCGTGGACCCGCAGTGCAAGTCGCAGGCGGAGGCCTTCCGCAAGAAGTACCAGGGCAAGCGGCTGTACATGATCGTCACCGAGGACGACGCCAGCATGCTGTCCCCGGGCGCCTTCAACCCCGGCACCAACGAGTACCTCATCAACATCACGCCCTTCTTCGGGGCCGGGAAGTACGCGCTCACGCACGGCGCGCCGAAGAAGACGGATGCGCAGGGCAACCCGGTGCTGCCGCTGCTGTCGGTGAGCGGCACGGCGCCGGAGATGTGGAACGGCGGGACGTTCTCCCGGATGTTCTCCATGCGCGGCGTGCGGGCGCAGGTCGTCTTCTCGCCGCAGGGCGTGTGGGCCCTCCCCAAGAAGGGCGGCGGGAAGATCTACGGCGTCAACGCGCGCATCGAGTCCATCCTGGTGACGGAGGGCCGCACCGGCGAGCAGTTCGGCCTGTGGCTCAACGGCAAGGACGCGCAGGTTCGCCGCTAGGCACGACGGGGCGTCAGCGGGCGATGGCGATGTACTGAAGCACCGTGCCCCGCTGCACCCTCAGGAGGATGCTGGCGCCCGCGCTGCCCCGCTCCAATGCGGCGCGGACTCCCGCGGCATCCTTCACGCGGCGCCGGTTCACCTCGGTCACCACGTCGCCCGCGCGCAGCCCGGCCTGCTCCGCCGCGCTGCGCGGCAGCACGCCGGACACGAGCGCGCCCGTCCAGGCCTCGTAGCCCAGCGGCGCCGCCACCTCGGGCGTCAAGTCCCGCAGGAGGAGCCCCACGTCATTGGCGCTGCTGCTGGCGCGGTTGGTCAGCCCCGAGGTTGCCTCCGCCGCGGGGCGCGCCACCAGCCGCACCGTCACGTCCTGGGTGCCAGTGCCGCGCAGGAGCGTCAGCCGCGCCTCGGTGCCCGGCGCCAACAGCGCCACCTTGCGCAGGAGCTGGAGGTAGCTGCCGATGGGGCGCCCGTTCACCGCCACCAGCCGGTCCCCCGGACGGATGCCCGCCGCCGCGGCCGGGCTGCCTCGGTAGACGTCCCGCACCATGGGCGCGCGCTGAGCGCCGTTCTCGCCATCCTCGTTGATGACGACGCCCAGCCACCCGCGCTCCAGCTTCCCGTTCTCGCGCAGGTTGGGCAGCAGGTCCTTCACCAGGTTGATGGGCACCGCGAAGCCGATGCCCTGCCCCTCGCTGATGATGGCCGTGGCCACGCCGACGACCTCGCCCTTCATGTTGAAGATCGGCCCGCCGGAGTTGCCGGGGTTGATGAGGGCGTCCGTCTGGATGAAGTCATCGAACTGGCCCACGCCCAGCACGCGCTCCTTGGCGGAGATCATCCCGTGCGCCACCGAGTGGTCGAGGCCGAACGGGTTGCCGATGGCCACCACCCAGTCCCCCACCTGAAGCTCGTCCGAGTCCCCCAGGTAGACGGCCGGCAGCTTGTCCATCTCCGCGCCATTCAGGCGCAGGAGCGCCACGTCGGTGGAGGCATCGCGGCCCACCACCTCGGCGGGGAACTCACGGCCGTCCGCCAGGCGCACGGAGATCTGCTGGGCGGTGGAGCCCTCTCGGCCCCCGACCTCCACGCGCGGCGCATCGGGGTTCACCATCGTGCCCATGGAGGGCGCGCGGGAGTTGGCCACCACGTGGTTGTTGGTCACCACCAGCCCGTCCGGCGTCAGCACCAGCCCGGAGCCCGTGGAGCGCTTCATCCCGCCTGGGGCCGAGCCCGGACTCACCGCGGTGATGTTCACCACGCCCGCCTCGACGGCGCGGATCAGCGGCGCCAAGGAGGTGGGCGGAACGAAGTTGGGCAAGCCCGACGAGCCCGGCGCGCGCTCCTGCCAGAGGCCCATGGCGCCCGTCCGCCCGTCTGCTCCCGCCGCGTGGACGCCAATGTAGGTGGCGTGCTCCCGCGCGCGGGCCTGGAGCCAGGGGGTCAGCGGATCCTCGGCGGCACCCGCCAAGGGAGCGAGCGCCAGCACGAGACACACGGAGAGGAAGCGAGGGTGCACGGGGCGGAAGCTTACACGGCGAGCCATGGCGATCCGCCTCAACAGCGCGCACCGCCGGGCCCTTCCCGGCCGCCGGGTCCACTGTCAGGCGTTCGCC
This window contains:
- a CDS encoding GNAT family N-acetyltransferase, encoding MSRPHEHLTTERLLLRAIHADDVDAVFALHSDPETHRYTGSIGVLHTRDEARALLSRWEEDWSRHGMGYWAVEPRESLGQVVGIGGVRRKEFEGRLVLNLAYRLAAWTWGRGYATELAQAALRFAHEAAADIPLVALIHPDNAPSIRVAERIGLKLQRTLVHEGVPTQVYVVG
- a CDS encoding Glu/Leu/Phe/Val dehydrogenase, with the protein product MASEENFMRAPAPSPKRTIFTEAMEIFNRAADLIGLDKRVRLELEEPDYEHIFYVTAKLKDRLVPLLPEEAKSFADLSVTQVRNPEGLERLANGNIILNGRALLGSDVSISRGHLRLPDGKVYQLVPGESQRFKAYRVQHNQARGPYKGGLRYHREVSLDLFKALAAEMTWKTAISEVPFGGGKGGIQIDPREYGKEELEAITLRFMYRLKSLIGPNIDIPAPDVGTNPEIMALLYRQFSDGERERHNLRGIVTGKDVRIGGSEGRGKATGQGVAFCIEDYYADRGESVKGKTFVLQGFGNVGSHAALILTSMGARLLAVNDADGTIYNGDGIDAQALAAYVADSKNLKRSVIGFPGAQKIEKKDLWEVQADILIPAALGGEITADVAEKLKVKLIAEGANGPTTPEADRVLQKRGIEMIPDIIANAGGVTVSYYEWIQNKRMERWSEAEVDQRLERAMKRNYRIIRDISRNQPRKTEMHDSRPYCIGKAVDPRCAAMILALKRIEAHYLLEGFSQ
- a CDS encoding TerB family tellurite resistance protein, with protein sequence MSMPSDPDSQFHIEVLKLLLQIVTSDDRVTRAEIDHLVAAARGMSVPLAELTALTHCLQHGSPLPAPNLGLLRMDPAAVIRAAQELITHDGSVHAEEIAMLRQIRELLGVTS
- a CDS encoding PilZ domain-containing protein, yielding MNERQQDRRTHLRFDKVFTVYLSTQDGMMRGIGRNISARGMFIEVRDSLGLGEKLKVTFAGEDGTEMTCLCEVRYQVALAFGRKDGRPGSSRGVGLRIVAYETMDDAPLLLVDRERVMH
- a CDS encoding endonuclease V, whose product is MLACVDVHYVEDGATGALLLFSDWTSETLADQRVVRLPAPAEYRPGHFYERELPVLIALLSQVEQPLGAVVIDGYVWLGAANEKGLGAHLYEALGRTVPVVGVAKTSFKGADFAVPVLRGDATRPLHVTAVGMAPDVAAEHVRSMHGPYRIPTLLKNVDRLSRQ
- a CDS encoding MMPL family transporter, translated to MDALSPLFALHDRIRAHPVWTVLLCLLVLGGAGAVASRVHLDENVAALLPGGPGSPGEAATLLSEFGALDTLLLDLSLPGGSRDELIAQGDALVARLKATNQFSQLYSGPTQAELVKLGTLVLPKRLYLLENPREELEARLAPERLSQSLARLKLSLAAPEAMGLKQMLLADPLGLNADLLGRLAKQGGDLQLDRGHLLSSDGTHLLLVGTPARRALDVDASQALMDELGRVSGELKQATGGRATLRWVGGPRFAAESAAAIRHDISDNFILSTVVMLAVFVVRFRGLRLLVLASVPLVFGVVGGVAAMTLLQGHMHGLTLGFGSALVGIAMDYPLHLINSAAAEPGDRAHAYTATTRAVFQGLCLGFFTTAMGFLALFLSEFPALRELGYFSTIGLVLAFVANFVLVPPLCARFGPQRPSPSGMAPRLLRFALPPRAALVTTIVLLALGGWFSRSLVFDGDLRKLDSQNARTLADYDEVLALFRQPSSSSLVVSSGATLEDALRVNDAVARSIEPLKRSGVLSSAMSLAALVPSAETQRQRAEQLRGMDLEAAKQKLSAASVAAGFTPEAFTRFWQEVGTVSRGEVAPITPEELQGTSLGMLLSRAIRCEGGECRVATTLERRAGSSLDAVSAVLPSGARMVDSEALANRAVAEIPRQIAMLCVLGIFGNVLFLTWVYRSVRQAILTCLPCAVALVLTVGLMSLLGLPVNLVSAGGLVLVFGCGVDYGLFALEGLAGNQPDGVEQLGVLLAAFTTLAGFGTLAIAQNGAMRALGISTGLGTAISAAVALVLLPGLAARWLRPVVQGASKNALTSDVTSE